The Chryseobacterium shigense genome segment CATGATATTAAACTGGCGATAGAATTGGCGCAATCCATTTATGTAATAGGCTATCCAACCATTGATGGAAACAAAAAAGATTACGGAACCATTGTAGCGAGATATGATCTCAGAGAAATGGGATTGGCGTGGAAAGAATATGGAGACGAACACCGTGATCTGTTTAAGGAAATTGTACAGCAAATGATGAACTCATAAAAAACCGTATTTTGAAAAAATTTGATCCGATTTCTCTTATTGAAGACTCTATTTCTTCCATAAAAGATTATATAGACCAGGAATTATTGACCGAAAATAATTCTATCGACATTTCATTGTTAAAAGAACTGAAAACTGAAAACACTGAGCTTTTAAACTTATGTAAAGAGTTGAATAATGATGAGGTTTTTATTCAGAAAGTCAATGATAAAATTGATCGGAATAAGATCAATGCATTATACAAAACAGAAAGAATATTTCTTTCAGAGATTCTTTCCATATATGGAAGGAACAAAAGCGAAGATCAGGATAAATCTAAATTTATACTTGCTTATTATTATGATGCATTAAGAAATGATCATTTTGCAGATGAAAATCATTTGAGCAAACTCAATCAGCTTATAAAAACACAGGAGTTTTCCGGAATTATTGACAAAATACAACAGGAAAACAAACTTGTATTACTCGTTCCTGATGACAGAAATCTAATTCTTTCCATATTAACAGAACTGAAGCATCCAAAACTTCAGGCAATGCAAACAAACTTTGAGAATTACAAAAAATTCTCAGGGATTTCAGAGCCCGAAAAGATAGAAGTATATGTAGAAAGCCCTGAAAATAAAGAGAAAACTGAAAAAGAAGCCGAACAAAATAATATCAATGTTTCCTTTCCTCCAAAAGATGATACCCTTGAAAAAGCCTTACAGGAACTTCACAATCTCGTAGGTCTGGAAAAAGTAAAAAAAGACATTAACGAATTAATCAACCTTCTTGAAATTCAGAAAAAGAGAAATTCAGAAGGGATGAAAAATGTTGAAATTGCTTTACATACTGTATTTTTAGGACCTCCGGGAACTGGTAAGACCTCAGTGGCGAGACTTTTAAGCAGAATTTTCATGCATCTTGGTTATTTATCCGAAGGACAATTGTATGAAACTGACAGAGAAGGACTTATTGCAGGATATGTAGGACAAACCGCTATAAAAACAGATAAAGCCGTAGAAGAAAGCAAAGGCGGAGTTCTTTTCATAGATGAAGCCTATGCTCTTACACAAAACCAATGGGGAAATGATTTCGGTGCGGAAGCAGTGAATACCATTATAAAAAGGATGGAAGACTACAGGGACGATTTGGCAGTCGTTGTAGCAGGTTACACAGAACCTATGAAAATGTTTATCGATTCCAATCCGGGACTGCGTTCACGTTTTAACAGATATTTTTATTTTGAACATTTTACAAGCGAGCAGCTATTGCAGATTTTTGAGAAATTTTGCAGCCAATTTGATTTCAGTATTTCTGATGAATCCAAAAACAAACTGAAGGAAATTTTCTCTTCAATGGATAACTTGAAAACCGAAAGTTTTGGTAATGCAAGAGCAGTAAGAAATATATTTGAAAAATCTATTCAGAACCAGGCAAACAGACTTATTTACTGGACAGCTCCCAAAGGGGAGTATTTAAAAACACTGCATGTGGAAGATATTCCAAATTTAGAAGAAGTTTTGGAGAGTCTGGGAGATCAGGAAAAAGAAGAAGAATAAATAATTATGGGCTGGGATCTTCTTGATTTTTTGGGAAATCTTTTAAATGTTCTGGATTTATTTACAGTGAGTTCATCATCTTCTGAAAGCATCAGTTATGATGATAAACCCACTGTAAAGAAGAAGACAAAATACTTTACAGAAAAAGCTAGTGCAGGTTTTATGCTTGTAGCTGCGGTTTTATCCTTTTTTGTCTTTAAAGCCCCACTTCCTGAAAAAGATTATTTTCAAACCTTAATTGTAATTTCCATAATAGGAATTGCGGTTTCAGCAATCTTATTCTTTATATTGCATATCCTGGAATTGTACTATTTTAAAAATCTTTTTAAACTTTTGCTTTTCAGTATTTCTGTAATCCTGTTTTTTATTTCACTGGCGGCATTCATTTATTTTAGATCGGGTTTATTTTTATAATTTGAATTTCTTATATAAAAATCTCTCGCTGATTGAGATTAAGCAGATCTTCTTTAACTGTTTATTCCTTAATAAGCTCGCTTCATCGAATCAACGAAGTTGATTTTTTTCTTTGCTCATCTCAAATCTGAATTCATATTAATAAACTTTGCGTTAAAACCTATGTTTACAGATCAAGTAGATTACACAAATTTTACATTAACATTTGCTAAACCAATTATACCAAAACAGAAGGTACATGCCCATACTGTTTTTTAAAAGCATAGGAGAAATGGGAAAGATCTTCAAAACCAACTTCTAAAAATACATCCGAAGGTCTTTTATGCTTTTCCTTCAAATGATAATAGGCCAGTTCAAGACGTTTTTGCGTAAGCCACCGTTGTGGCGTTGTCTGAAAAATTTTCCTGAAATCCCTGTTAAAAGTAGACAGACTTCTTCCCGTAAGATAACCAAACCTTTCCAGAGACATATTGAACATATAATTCTTCTCCATAAATCCGGCCAGATCAATCTTTCCTGGTTCTTCAAAATCTGTGAGGACAGCATCAATATCTTTGTCGATTTCCCTGAGGATGCTTATCGCTTCAGTTATTTTTAATGAAGCAATATTTTCCGGGAAAACTCCTTCCACTTCAAAATAAGGAATCAGGGATGCAAGACAGCTCTTTAATAATGGATGGTTTTGATAGCTGTAGATTTTAGACTCACGGCTTATTATTTTATGTCCCAATGCAATTTGAGCATAGAACTGTTTCAGCCGTTCTGTTGTAAGGTGCATCACGACAGCTTTATGAGGAAGTCCGTCTTTAGGATAATTGATGATTGTGGCCAGATGATTTCTCGGAATCAGGAAAATATCTCCGGCTTTGAAGAGGTATGTTTTATCAGCCTGGATAATTTTGGTCTCTCCCGAGATAAACCAGACCAGCATATGGAACTCAAAAACGGTTTCTGTTTTGAAAAGCTTGTCATCATAGGTAGAAAGCTTGATATCCGGGGTAATATACTGTATCTGGAAATCCATGATCTTTAGTTTATAAGTACAAATGTATTTAAAAAGAGCTTATTCTGCATCGAATTTGAAGCCGAGCATTTCTTCGCTTAATTTCCATAACCTTTCCGCGTTTTCCCTGTCGATGGAGTAGGACTGAACACCACGGATGGTGTCTGGTTCATCATATCTGTGCTCTATGTGTCCGAGGTCTATTTCCGCAATATCACAATTTTCACAGTAAACACCGCCAATATTTTGAAGAGCAGGGCTTGTTGCACACCAGACTGTTGTGGCAGCACCTTGTGGAACTGTTTTTAATCTGACTTCTACTTCAGGTTTTATTTTTCCGTTTTTATCATGTGTTCCCATCTGAATGTA includes the following:
- a CDS encoding helix-turn-helix domain-containing protein, with the translated sequence MDFQIQYITPDIKLSTYDDKLFKTETVFEFHMLVWFISGETKIIQADKTYLFKAGDIFLIPRNHLATIINYPKDGLPHKAVVMHLTTERLKQFYAQIALGHKIISRESKIYSYQNHPLLKSCLASLIPYFEVEGVFPENIASLKITEAISILREIDKDIDAVLTDFEEPGKIDLAGFMEKNYMFNMSLERFGYLTGRSLSTFNRDFRKIFQTTPQRWLTQKRLELAYYHLKEKHKRPSDVFLEVGFEDLSHFSYAFKKQYGHVPSVLV
- a CDS encoding AAA family ATPase → MKKFDPISLIEDSISSIKDYIDQELLTENNSIDISLLKELKTENTELLNLCKELNNDEVFIQKVNDKIDRNKINALYKTERIFLSEILSIYGRNKSEDQDKSKFILAYYYDALRNDHFADENHLSKLNQLIKTQEFSGIIDKIQQENKLVLLVPDDRNLILSILTELKHPKLQAMQTNFENYKKFSGISEPEKIEVYVESPENKEKTEKEAEQNNINVSFPPKDDTLEKALQELHNLVGLEKVKKDINELINLLEIQKKRNSEGMKNVEIALHTVFLGPPGTGKTSVARLLSRIFMHLGYLSEGQLYETDREGLIAGYVGQTAIKTDKAVEESKGGVLFIDEAYALTQNQWGNDFGAEAVNTIIKRMEDYRDDLAVVVAGYTEPMKMFIDSNPGLRSRFNRYFYFEHFTSEQLLQIFEKFCSQFDFSISDESKNKLKEIFSSMDNLKTESFGNARAVRNIFEKSIQNQANRLIYWTAPKGEYLKTLHVEDIPNLEEVLESLGDQEKEEE
- a CDS encoding branched-chain amino acid ABC transporter substrate-binding protein, coding for MGWDLLDFLGNLLNVLDLFTVSSSSSESISYDDKPTVKKKTKYFTEKASAGFMLVAAVLSFFVFKAPLPEKDYFQTLIVISIIGIAVSAILFFILHILELYYFKNLFKLLLFSISVILFFISLAAFIYFRSGLFL